A region of Sphingomonas crusticola DNA encodes the following proteins:
- a CDS encoding ArsR/SmtB family transcription factor: MDSVFDALSHPIRREILEMLKRGSLSAGALADAFPVSKPTMSGHFAKLKAANLIQSEQRGASLIYSLNLSVLEEVLLGFMRRVGAARAEQGDET, from the coding sequence ATGGATTCGGTGTTCGATGCGCTGTCGCATCCGATCAGGCGCGAGATTTTGGAGATGCTCAAGCGGGGCAGCCTGTCGGCGGGCGCGCTGGCCGACGCCTTTCCGGTGTCGAAGCCGACCATGTCGGGGCATTTCGCCAAGCTGAAGGCGGCCAACCTGATCCAGAGCGAACAGCGCGGCGCGAGCCTGATCTACAGCCTCAATCTGTCGGTGCTGGAAGAGGTGCTGCTGGGCTTCATGCGCCGGGTGGGCGCGGCGCGCGCGGAACAGGGAGACGAGACATGA
- the groES gene encoding co-chaperone GroES codes for MGFRPLHDRVLVRRVEAEEKTAGGIIIPDTAKEKPQEGEVVAVGGGLRAENGSINPLDVKAGDKILFGKWSGTEVKLDGEDLLIMKESDILGIVA; via the coding sequence ATGGGTTTCCGACCGCTGCACGATCGCGTGCTGGTTCGTCGCGTCGAGGCTGAAGAGAAGACGGCCGGCGGCATCATCATTCCGGACACCGCCAAGGAAAAGCCGCAGGAAGGCGAAGTCGTCGCCGTCGGCGGTGGCCTGCGCGCCGAGAATGGCTCGATCAACCCGCTGGACGTCAAGGCCGGCGACAAGATCCTGTTCGGCAAATGGTCCGGCACCGAGGTCAAGCTCGATGGCGAAGACCTGCTGATCATGAAGGAAAGCGACATCCTGGGGATCGTCGCCTGA
- a CDS encoding tryptophan halogenase family protein, with protein MIADPIRKLVIVGGGTAGWMAAAAISKIMGETGMRITLVESDEIGTVGVGEATIPQINLFNAMLELDEHDFVRATNATYKLGIEFVDWTRIGHRYVHPFGFYGINMKGVEFHHHWLKGRTLGDQTPLDAYSLSVVAGLAGKFEHPRPDQPNSPLAKVGYAYQFDAGLYARYLRRLAEHRGVERREGRIVDVAQHAETGFVEAVILQDGSRIEGDLFVDCSGFRGLLIEQTLGAGFEDWSSWLPCDRAFAVPCELGGDHQPLTRSTARSAGWQWRIPLQHRIGNGYVYSSAHISDDEAAATLLANLDGRPLAEPKQLRFTAGHRKQAWVKNVVALGLAGGFLEPLESTSIHLVQTGIARLMTLFPTRTINQVEIDRYNEQTAREYVDIRDFLVLHYKATERSDSPFWDYCRALAPPAALAEKLAMFRANGRIFREHEELFTETSWLAVMVGQGIEAGGYHPAADLLPDAETLARLRHIRAVIAETAQALPTQDAFLRAHGSWSGEVRRAS; from the coding sequence GTGATCGCCGACCCGATCCGGAAGTTGGTGATTGTCGGCGGTGGCACCGCCGGCTGGATGGCCGCGGCCGCGATCTCGAAGATCATGGGCGAAACCGGCATGCGGATCACCCTGGTCGAGTCCGACGAGATCGGCACGGTCGGGGTCGGCGAGGCGACGATCCCGCAGATCAACCTATTCAACGCCATGCTCGAGCTGGACGAGCATGATTTCGTGCGCGCCACCAATGCCACCTACAAATTGGGGATCGAGTTCGTCGACTGGACGCGGATCGGCCATCGCTACGTCCACCCGTTCGGCTTTTACGGGATCAACATGAAGGGGGTGGAATTCCACCACCACTGGCTCAAAGGCCGGACGCTCGGCGACCAAACGCCGCTCGACGCTTATTCGCTCAGCGTCGTCGCCGGGCTGGCGGGCAAGTTCGAGCACCCCCGCCCCGACCAGCCCAATTCGCCGCTCGCCAAGGTCGGCTATGCCTATCAGTTCGATGCCGGCCTCTACGCGCGTTACCTCCGCCGGCTCGCCGAGCATCGTGGCGTCGAGCGGCGCGAAGGCCGCATCGTCGACGTCGCGCAGCATGCGGAGACAGGCTTTGTCGAAGCGGTCATTTTGCAGGACGGCAGTCGCATCGAGGGCGATCTGTTCGTCGACTGTTCGGGCTTCCGGGGCCTGCTGATCGAGCAGACGCTCGGCGCGGGGTTCGAGGATTGGAGCAGCTGGCTGCCGTGCGACCGCGCTTTCGCCGTGCCGTGCGAGCTTGGCGGCGATCACCAACCGCTCACCCGTTCGACCGCGCGCAGCGCCGGGTGGCAGTGGCGCATCCCGCTCCAGCACCGCATCGGCAACGGCTATGTCTATTCGAGCGCGCACATTTCGGACGACGAAGCGGCGGCGACTTTGCTCGCCAATCTCGACGGGCGGCCGCTGGCCGAACCGAAGCAGCTGCGGTTCACCGCGGGCCACCGTAAGCAGGCGTGGGTCAAGAATGTCGTGGCCCTCGGCTTGGCGGGGGGCTTTCTCGAGCCGCTCGAATCGACCAGCATTCACCTGGTCCAGACCGGCATCGCGCGGCTGATGACCTTGTTCCCGACGCGCACCATCAACCAAGTCGAGATCGACCGCTACAATGAACAGACCGCGCGGGAATATGTCGATATCCGCGACTTCCTCGTGCTGCATTACAAGGCGACGGAGCGCAGCGATTCCCCCTTCTGGGACTATTGCCGCGCGCTGGCGCCGCCGGCGGCGCTGGCCGAGAAGCTTGCCATGTTCCGCGCCAATGGCCGCATCTTCCGCGAGCATGAGGAATTGTTCACCGAGACGAGCTGGCTGGCGGTGATGGTCGGCCAGGGGATCGAGGCGGGAGGCTATCATCCCGCCGCGGATCTGCTGCCGGACGCCGAGACGCTCGCCCGGTTGCGGCATATCCGGGCGGTCATCGCCGAGACGGCGCAGGCACTGCCGACGCAGGATGCATTCCTGCGCGCGCATGGCAGCTGGTCGGGCGAGGTCCGCCGCGCGTCATGA
- the groL gene encoding chaperonin GroEL (60 kDa chaperone family; promotes refolding of misfolded polypeptides especially under stressful conditions; forms two stacked rings of heptamers to form a barrel-shaped 14mer; ends can be capped by GroES; misfolded proteins enter the barrel where they are refolded when GroES binds) — translation MAAKDVKFSRDARERILRGVDILADAVKVTLGPKGRNVVIDKSFGAPRITKDGVTVAKEIELKDKFENMGAQMLREVASKTNDVAGDGTTTATVLAQAIVREGMKSVAAGMNPMDLKRGIDLAVTKVVEDIKARSRPVQGTKEVAQVGIISANGDTVVGEKIAEAMDRVGKEGVITVEEAKGLEFELDVVEGMQFDRGYLSPYFITNPDKMTVELNDPYILIHEKKLSNLQAMLPILEAVVQSGRPLLIIAEDIEGEALATLVVNKLRGGLKVAAVKAPGFGDRRKAMLEDIAILTKGEVISEDLGIKLESVTLAMLGTAKRVSIDKDNTTIVDGAGEADSIKGRVEAIRRQIESTTSDYDREKLQERLAKLAGGVAVIKVGGSTEVEVKERKDRVDDALHATRAAVEEGIVPGGGTALLYATKAIEGLKGANDDQTRGIDIIRKALYAPVRQIAANAGHDGAVISGKLLDGQDHDVGFNAQTDTYENLVTAGVIDPTKVVRTALQDAASVAGLLITTEAAVSELPADDKAPAGGGMGGGGMGGMGGMDF, via the coding sequence ATGGCAGCGAAAGACGTCAAGTTTTCGCGCGACGCCCGTGAGCGCATTCTGCGCGGCGTCGACATCCTCGCCGACGCGGTGAAGGTCACGCTGGGGCCGAAGGGCCGCAACGTCGTGATCGACAAGTCGTTCGGCGCGCCCCGCATCACCAAGGACGGCGTCACCGTCGCCAAGGAGATCGAGCTCAAGGACAAGTTCGAGAATATGGGTGCGCAGATGCTGCGCGAAGTGGCCTCGAAGACCAACGATGTCGCCGGCGACGGCACCACCACCGCCACCGTGCTCGCCCAGGCGATCGTACGGGAAGGCATGAAGTCGGTTGCGGCCGGCATGAACCCGATGGACCTGAAGCGCGGCATCGATCTGGCCGTCACCAAGGTCGTCGAGGACATCAAGGCGCGCTCGCGCCCCGTCCAGGGCACCAAGGAAGTCGCCCAGGTCGGCATCATCTCCGCTAACGGCGACACCGTCGTCGGCGAGAAGATCGCCGAGGCGATGGACCGCGTCGGCAAGGAAGGCGTGATCACCGTCGAGGAAGCCAAGGGGCTCGAGTTCGAGCTCGACGTCGTCGAAGGCATGCAGTTCGACCGCGGCTACCTGTCGCCTTACTTCATCACCAACCCGGACAAGATGACGGTCGAGCTGAACGACCCCTATATCCTGATCCACGAGAAGAAGCTGTCGAACCTGCAGGCGATGCTCCCGATCCTGGAAGCGGTCGTCCAGTCGGGCCGTCCGCTCCTGATCATCGCCGAGGATATCGAGGGCGAGGCTCTGGCCACGCTCGTCGTCAACAAGCTGCGCGGCGGCCTGAAGGTCGCAGCGGTCAAGGCACCGGGCTTCGGCGATCGCCGCAAGGCGATGCTGGAAGACATCGCGATCCTGACCAAGGGCGAAGTGATCAGCGAAGACCTCGGCATCAAGCTGGAGAGCGTCACGCTCGCCATGCTGGGCACCGCCAAGCGCGTCTCGATCGACAAGGACAACACCACCATCGTCGACGGTGCGGGTGAAGCCGATTCGATCAAGGGCCGCGTGGAAGCGATCCGTCGCCAGATCGAAAGCACGACCAGCGATTACGACCGCGAGAAGCTCCAGGAGCGTCTCGCCAAGCTCGCCGGCGGCGTTGCCGTGATCAAGGTCGGCGGTTCGACCGAAGTCGAGGTGAAGGAGCGCAAGGATCGCGTCGACGACGCGCTGCACGCGACCCGCGCCGCGGTTGAGGAAGGCATCGTCCCCGGCGGCGGTACGGCTTTGCTGTACGCCACCAAGGCGATCGAAGGCCTCAAGGGCGCCAATGACGACCAGACGCGCGGCATCGATATCATCCGCAAGGCGCTGTACGCGCCGGTCCGCCAGATCGCGGCCAATGCGGGTCATGACGGTGCGGTCATCTCGGGCAAGCTGCTCGACGGCCAGGACCACGATGTCGGCTTCAACGCCCAGACCGACACGTACGAGAATTTGGTGACCGCCGGCGTGATCGACCCGACCAAGGTCGTGCGCACCGCGCTCCAGGATGCGGCCTCGGTCGCCGGCCTGCTCATCACCACCGAAGCGGCGGTGAGCGAGCTTCCGGCCGACGACAAGGCCCCTGCCGGCGGCGGCATGGGCGGCGGCGGAATGGGCGGCATGGGCGGGATGGACTTCTAA
- a CDS encoding SdpI family protein: MKNRKLVLWSVAAIAAMLIAGLVVGMQLPETARLPIHWNVDGEPDGFAGKWSALFLPALFAAIVTGILAITARIEPMQQSVALSRGLLRAIWVGMIGVFWVTELVVISAALGWKLAVSRVILGAIGLLFVGIGDQLGKSRPMYMVGIRTPWTLADADVWIATHRLGGKLMVIAGAACCVMALAGVRSDVALLVGLGLLLAAAIVPVVYSYLLWRRLPGRPAR; encoded by the coding sequence ATGAAGAACCGGAAGTTGGTCCTTTGGTCGGTGGCGGCGATCGCGGCGATGCTGATCGCGGGCCTGGTCGTCGGCATGCAATTGCCCGAGACCGCGCGGCTGCCGATCCATTGGAACGTGGATGGCGAGCCCGACGGGTTTGCCGGCAAATGGTCGGCCTTGTTCCTGCCGGCCCTGTTCGCCGCGATCGTCACCGGCATTCTGGCGATCACCGCGCGGATCGAGCCGATGCAGCAGAGCGTGGCGCTCAGCAGGGGGCTGTTGCGGGCGATCTGGGTCGGCATGATCGGCGTGTTCTGGGTGACCGAGCTGGTCGTCATCAGCGCGGCGCTCGGCTGGAAGCTGGCGGTGTCGCGGGTGATATTGGGCGCGATCGGCCTCTTGTTCGTCGGAATCGGCGACCAGCTCGGCAAGTCGCGGCCGATGTACATGGTCGGCATCCGCACGCCATGGACGCTGGCGGACGCAGATGTGTGGATCGCGACGCACCGGCTGGGTGGCAAGCTGATGGTGATTGCGGGCGCGGCCTGCTGCGTGATGGCGCTGGCGGGTGTGCGGTCGGACGTGGCGTTGCTGGTCGGCCTTGGGCTGCTCCTGGCGGCGGCGATCGTGCCGGTGGTTTATTCTTATCTTTTGTGGCGGCGGTTGCCGGGGCGGCCGGCGCGGTAG
- the phhA gene encoding phenylalanine 4-monooxygenase: MAADSLTRPPEAAEDWTIPQEWDRYTPEEHAVWDILFARQEAMLPGRAAPEFLAGLDILHLSRPGIPDFAELSEKLGKATGWQVVAVPGLVPDEVFFEHLANRRFVAGRFIRRADQLDYLQEPDVFHDVFGHVPMLAHPVFADYMQAYGEGGLRAMRHGGLEKLARLYWYTVEFGLIRAKGKDGGDKLNIYGAGIVSSRGESLFALDDPSPNRIAFDMERVMRTKYRIDDYQQAYFVIDSFEQLLRDTLETDFAPLYEKLETLPDLAVADILPGDRLITRGTQDYALAKA, translated from the coding sequence ATGGCCGCCGACTCGCTCACCCGCCCACCCGAAGCCGCCGAGGATTGGACGATCCCGCAGGAGTGGGATCGCTACACGCCCGAAGAGCATGCGGTGTGGGACATTTTGTTCGCGCGGCAGGAGGCGATGCTGCCCGGGCGCGCCGCGCCGGAATTCCTCGCCGGGCTCGATATCCTCCATTTGTCGCGGCCGGGCATTCCCGACTTTGCCGAGCTGTCGGAAAAGCTCGGCAAGGCGACCGGGTGGCAGGTGGTGGCGGTGCCGGGGCTGGTGCCGGACGAGGTGTTCTTCGAGCATCTCGCCAATCGCCGCTTCGTCGCCGGGCGCTTCATCCGCCGCGCCGACCAGCTCGATTATCTGCAGGAGCCGGACGTCTTCCACGATGTGTTCGGCCATGTGCCGATGCTCGCCCACCCGGTCTTCGCCGATTATATGCAGGCCTATGGCGAAGGCGGACTGCGCGCCATGCGCCATGGCGGGCTGGAGAAGCTGGCGCGGCTTTACTGGTACACGGTCGAATTCGGGCTGATCCGCGCCAAGGGCAAGGATGGCGGCGACAAGCTCAATATCTATGGCGCGGGCATCGTCTCTTCGCGCGGCGAGAGCCTGTTCGCCCTCGACGACCCCTCGCCCAACCGCATCGCGTTCGACATGGAGCGCGTGATGCGGACCAAATATCGCATCGACGATTACCAGCAGGCCTATTTCGTGATCGACAGTTTCGAGCAATTGCTGCGCGACACGCTCGAGACCGACTTCGCGCCGCTGTACGAGAAACTGGAGACCTTGCCCGATCTGGCGGTGGCGGACATCCTGCCCGGGGACCGGCTGATCACGCGCGGCACGCAGGATTATGCGCTGGCCAAGGCCTGA
- a CDS encoding cupin-like domain-containing protein, whose amino-acid sequence MSGLPEPKPIREIGGIDRAAFEAEVRPARQPVVIRGLARDWPAVEAGRASPAAAIAYLKRFSHRQPVPAILGAPEIEGRFFYTPDLTALNFQRGQTPLDPFLDRLLRDQGAERPFAMAVQSIPLPELLPGFVDENAIDLLDASIVPRIWLGNEIRVATHYDLMENIGIVVAGRRRFTVFPPEQIANLYTGPFELTPAGTPVSLVDLAAPDLGRFPRFAAAAATAQSAVLEPGDAIYLPFHWWHGVDSLEPVNAFVNYWWNPAPAGLGNPYDALMLALMALRALPDDQRGVWRMLLDHYVFGANGDPVEHLPDAAKGVLGPVTPQLAARMRATLIDALQRQ is encoded by the coding sequence ATGAGCGGGTTGCCCGAGCCCAAACCGATCCGCGAGATCGGCGGCATCGACCGTGCCGCGTTCGAGGCGGAGGTCCGCCCGGCGCGCCAGCCGGTGGTGATCCGCGGGCTCGCGCGCGACTGGCCGGCGGTGGAGGCCGGCCGCGCATCGCCCGCAGCGGCGATCGCCTATCTCAAACGCTTCAGCCATCGCCAGCCGGTACCGGCGATCCTCGGCGCGCCCGAGATCGAGGGGCGCTTCTTCTACACGCCCGATCTGACCGCACTCAATTTCCAGCGCGGCCAGACCCCGCTCGACCCGTTCCTCGACCGGTTGCTGCGCGACCAGGGGGCGGAAAGGCCGTTCGCGATGGCGGTGCAGTCGATCCCCCTGCCCGAATTGCTGCCGGGCTTCGTCGACGAGAATGCGATCGACCTGCTCGATGCCAGCATCGTCCCGCGCATCTGGCTGGGCAATGAGATCCGGGTAGCGACGCATTACGACCTGATGGAGAATATCGGCATCGTCGTCGCCGGTCGGCGGCGCTTCACGGTGTTCCCGCCCGAGCAGATCGCCAATCTCTATACCGGCCCGTTCGAGCTGACGCCGGCGGGCACGCCGGTCAGCCTGGTCGATCTCGCCGCGCCCGACCTCGGCCGCTTTCCCCGCTTCGCCGCGGCGGCCGCCACCGCCCAGTCGGCGGTGCTGGAGCCGGGCGACGCGATCTACCTGCCATTCCATTGGTGGCACGGGGTGGATTCGCTCGAGCCGGTCAATGCGTTCGTCAATTATTGGTGGAACCCGGCACCGGCGGGCCTGGGCAATCCCTATGATGCGCTGATGCTGGCGCTGATGGCGTTGCGCGCGCTGCCCGACGACCAGCGTGGCGTGTGGCGGATGCTGCTCGACCATTATGTGTTCGGCGCCAATGGCGATCCGGTGGAGCATCTGCCGGACGCGGCGAAGGGCGTGCTGGGGCCGGTGACTCCGCAGCTGGCGGCGCGGATGCGGGCGACGCTGATCGACGCGCTCCAGCGGCAATAG
- a CDS encoding tryptophan halogenase family protein, whose translation MAGGRPIRDIVVAGGGIVAWSCAAALKRQIADVKVTIVATAVPDDALAERMASTLPSTTGFHRDIGLSEADTVVRAGSGFRLGTLFQDWGPGDYAHVYGSYGQPFGTASFHHHWVRAYRNGTAGPYDAHAPAAALGRASRFTHPHADPASPLAGFEYGLVINPPRYREMMRAYALHLGVAERSGEIAEVRLAGDTGFVEALVLADGSHVSGHLFVDCTGPAARVRSALDAAYDDWSRWLPCDRILFAESAPPADLPTLDHAAAMAAGWRWTSTGPARTAHGLAYASAHLSDEDAARSLPLAPSGAAATIRPGRRPAPWLRNCVAIGDAAIALDPLEWTNLHLAHSAIDRLVAMMPDRDFAPVELWDYNRQTANETDRVRDLLALHYRATSRTEPMWRAVREVPPPDSLAHTLSLFGERGRLPFYEEETFSRDSWLAVLLGQGIIPRRTDPLIDSVPPGQSDQAMAAMRAGIATTVSTLPTHSAYLLQMQRQIAR comes from the coding sequence ATGGCTGGCGGGCGCCCCATTCGGGACATTGTCGTTGCGGGCGGGGGCATCGTTGCCTGGAGCTGCGCGGCCGCGCTCAAGCGGCAGATTGCGGACGTGAAGGTCACTATAGTCGCGACCGCCGTGCCGGACGATGCGCTCGCCGAGCGCATGGCCAGCACGCTTCCGTCAACCACCGGCTTCCATCGCGACATCGGGCTGAGCGAGGCCGACACGGTGGTGCGCGCCGGCAGCGGCTTCCGGCTCGGCACATTGTTCCAGGATTGGGGGCCGGGCGACTATGCCCATGTCTATGGCAGTTATGGCCAGCCGTTCGGCACCGCGTCCTTCCATCATCATTGGGTGCGGGCTTACCGCAACGGCACAGCGGGTCCGTATGACGCGCACGCGCCAGCCGCCGCGCTTGGCCGCGCCAGCCGCTTCACCCATCCGCACGCCGATCCGGCTTCGCCGCTCGCGGGGTTCGAATATGGCCTCGTGATCAATCCCCCGCGCTACCGCGAAATGATGCGCGCCTATGCGCTCCACCTGGGCGTTGCCGAACGCTCGGGCGAGATCGCCGAGGTGCGGCTGGCGGGCGACACCGGCTTTGTCGAGGCGCTCGTGCTGGCGGACGGCAGCCACGTCAGCGGCCATCTTTTCGTCGACTGTACTGGTCCCGCAGCGCGCGTGCGCTCCGCCCTGGACGCGGCCTATGACGATTGGAGCCGGTGGCTGCCGTGCGACCGCATCCTGTTCGCCGAGAGTGCGCCCCCCGCCGACCTCCCCACGCTCGACCACGCGGCCGCCATGGCGGCCGGCTGGCGCTGGACGAGCACCGGACCTGCGCGAACCGCACACGGCCTCGCTTATGCGTCCGCTCATCTCAGCGACGAGGATGCTGCCCGATCATTGCCGCTTGCACCTTCCGGCGCTGCGGCGACGATACGGCCGGGCCGCCGGCCCGCACCGTGGCTGCGCAATTGTGTCGCAATCGGCGATGCCGCGATCGCGCTCGATCCGCTCGAATGGACCAATCTCCACCTGGCCCACAGCGCGATCGACCGGCTGGTGGCGATGATGCCCGACCGTGACTTCGCGCCCGTCGAGCTGTGGGATTATAACCGTCAAACCGCCAACGAGACCGATCGGGTGCGCGATTTGCTCGCGCTCCATTACCGCGCGACCTCGCGGACCGAACCGATGTGGCGCGCGGTGAGAGAGGTGCCGCCGCCGGATTCGCTTGCGCACACATTGTCCTTATTCGGCGAACGGGGACGGCTGCCCTTTTACGAGGAGGAGACCTTCTCGCGCGATAGCTGGCTTGCCGTGCTGTTGGGGCAGGGGATAATCCCGCGCCGCACCGATCCGCTGATCGATTCCGTGCCGCCCGGGCAGTCCGACCAGGCCATGGCGGCGATGCGCGCCGGCATCGCCACAACCGTGTCGACGCTGCCGACGCATTCCGCCTATCTTCTCCAAATGCAGAGGCAGATCGCCCGATGA
- a CDS encoding tryptophan halogenase family protein gives MNEHTIQHIVIVGGGTAGWMAAAAMSRFMNNGVTRITLVESDEIGTIGVGEATIPPIITFNRMLGINENEFLRATQGTYKLGIEFVNWGGVGERYFHPFGSHGEDLHGIHFHQLYLRERKRRVMQDISSWSMSGVAASLGRFARPTGEARSPIKDLFYAFHFDAALYAKFLRNYAERGGVRRIEGKIVATQLRGEDGFVESVTLADGQVIAGDLFIDCSGFRGLLIEEALNTGYEDWTQWLPANRAIAVPTALTGEPDPYTRATAHEAGWQWRIPLQHRMGNGIVYSSQYLDDDAAERTLLANLDGKTLADPRRIRFTTGRRTLSWNKNVVAMGLAGGFVEPLESTSIHVIQAAIAKLIALFPDKRFNPVERDEFNDQMRDLYEDIRDFIVLHYNATRRTDSPFWNHMRTMEIPATLRRKIDLFRAKGRLFREGRELFATTSYVAVMLGQHIVPEEHEPAVDALDEDKVAQALEEMRLGYLGVAQQLPSHAEFIAATGAAPPPQAAQPPTFSFADENPGFMPFTGAGT, from the coding sequence ATGAACGAGCATACCATCCAGCACATCGTCATCGTCGGCGGCGGCACCGCCGGCTGGATGGCGGCAGCGGCGATGTCACGCTTCATGAACAACGGCGTGACGCGGATCACGCTGGTGGAGTCGGATGAGATTGGTACGATCGGGGTCGGCGAAGCAACGATCCCGCCGATCATCACCTTCAACCGCATGCTCGGCATCAATGAGAACGAGTTCCTGCGCGCCACCCAGGGCACGTATAAATTGGGTATCGAATTCGTGAATTGGGGCGGGGTCGGCGAACGCTACTTCCACCCGTTCGGATCGCATGGCGAGGACCTGCACGGCATCCATTTCCATCAGCTCTATCTGCGCGAGCGCAAGCGCCGCGTGATGCAGGACATCTCCAGCTGGTCGATGAGCGGTGTCGCCGCCTCGCTCGGCAGGTTCGCACGCCCCACCGGTGAGGCCAGGTCGCCGATCAAGGACCTGTTCTACGCCTTCCATTTCGATGCCGCGCTCTATGCCAAGTTCCTGCGTAATTATGCCGAACGCGGCGGCGTGCGCCGGATCGAAGGCAAGATCGTCGCCACGCAATTGCGTGGCGAGGACGGGTTCGTGGAATCGGTCACGCTTGCCGACGGGCAGGTGATCGCGGGCGACCTGTTCATCGACTGCTCGGGCTTTCGCGGGCTGCTGATCGAGGAAGCGCTCAACACCGGTTATGAGGATTGGACGCAATGGCTCCCGGCCAACCGTGCGATCGCGGTGCCGACCGCGCTGACGGGCGAGCCCGATCCTTATACTCGCGCCACCGCGCATGAAGCCGGCTGGCAGTGGCGCATCCCGCTGCAGCACCGCATGGGCAACGGCATCGTCTATTCGAGCCAATATCTGGACGACGATGCCGCCGAGCGGACGCTGCTCGCCAATCTCGACGGCAAGACGCTCGCCGATCCGCGCCGCATCCGCTTCACGACCGGCCGCCGCACGCTCAGCTGGAACAAGAATGTCGTGGCGATGGGCCTCGCCGGCGGCTTCGTTGAGCCGCTGGAATCGACCAGCATCCACGTCATCCAGGCGGCGATCGCCAAGCTGATCGCGCTCTTTCCCGACAAGCGCTTCAATCCGGTGGAGCGCGACGAGTTTAACGATCAGATGCGCGACCTCTACGAGGATATCCGCGACTTCATCGTGCTCCACTATAATGCGACGCGACGTACGGATTCGCCGTTCTGGAACCATATGCGGACCATGGAAATCCCGGCGACGCTCCGCCGCAAGATCGACCTGTTCCGCGCGAAGGGCCGGCTGTTCCGGGAAGGCCGCGAATTGTTTGCGACCACATCCTATGTCGCGGTCATGCTGGGCCAGCATATCGTGCCCGAGGAGCACGAGCCGGCGGTCGATGCGCTCGACGAGGACAAGGTGGCGCAGGCGCTGGAGGAGATGCGGCTCGGCTATCTCGGCGTGGCCCAGCAGCTGCCGAGCCATGCCGAATTCATCGCCGCAACCGGCGCCGCACCGCCACCTCAAGCGGCACAGCCGCCGACCTTCTCCTTTGCCGACGAGAATCCGGGCTTCATGCCCTTCACCGGCGCGGGCACGTGA